Sequence from the Erythrolamprus reginae isolate rEryReg1 chromosome Z, rEryReg1.hap1, whole genome shotgun sequence genome:
AACACACAAACCCTTCAGTAATTTCCAATTTAATTATTCTTCTTTTCAGGAAAAGGATACTTTCCAATTTCCATATTTGAGTTTTTGCAAGATATTGGTTAAATGCAGGAAAACCATGCTCTGTTCTAGCTATAATTTTAACACAAACGCATAAACAAAAAGCAAATATGAATTATTTCTGGTATCTCTTAATCTAGAAGTAGTGATAAGAGAGAAAATGGCCACAATTAACACATGGTTTGCACAAACAATGCTTACCTGTACTCTAAGTATAAAAAGTCTCTAGTATTTCCTGATAAGGATTATGAACTTGGCATTATGTCATCAAATTATAATTTTACTTTGACTTTCATGAAATAATTTGGACATTCGCTTTGCAAAGTTCATTTTCATCCATAAATCACTGAATTTTTGAGGGAACAAATCCATCTGGATATGAGTACTATTTTTTCTTAGCCATATCAATCACGCTTACACAGACACTAATGAATACAAACAATTAGCATATAGATGACATCTATAAAGTTATATGCATTCATTATTGTCCATGTAAGTAAGATATATAGAAGTAACACTACTTTAGAATGATTAAAATTTATAAACCATTTTATAAACTTTCATGATCTTTAGTATCAGGAGGGGAGTTCTGCTTTGGCTTTTTGCCAAAACAGGTGGGTAAAATAGAACAATTGTGCCTTCTCTAGAAAGTCTCAAAAACATGGCAACAAAACCTGATTTCTGATGAAACTTTTAAGATTAAAAGACTAAGAAACttttaaggttaaaaaaaaataaagtgtagATTGTTTAAAATAACTAGGCCttagtttaattatattttaGGACTGGTATCACTTGTCTATTCCAAGTCTTGTACCACTAGTGAGCTAGAATtaaactcatagatgccaattcTCAGTGCACTTATTTGCAATCCCAAAGGGGGCTATGGCTCAATAATTATGTACAGGTACTGCCTTATGAGATGCTAAAGTgcttaattttgtgtttaataaaACTGGGAATAATTATTCCACCTTCCCAAGTTTCTCCagaatttcatattttatttttgtctttcgGGCTTACTCTCCTTTAGCCTAAAACTCTGCCGAAGCTGTAACGCCGGCAGAACATTCCCCCCTATACACAAACTGGTCACTTCCCTTCTTCACCCATTTTCTTCGTGCCAGGTATCCTAAGAAGGCATAGCGAAGGTTTGCCGGAGACCCCATCGAAACGCTCAGGTGGGAGTAGAGTGGATCCTGTGCGCAGGGAAGAGGGAGAGTGTCCTAACAGAAACCGGGCTGAAGGAGAGAGGTTTGCAGGGCTTCCGCCCGGTTCGACATTCATCTGAAAAACTCTACCCAGACCCCCACCCTATATGTGATAAAAGCCCCCGGGACCATTTGGAGCTAATAAAGAGCTTTGTTTCCAGTCTGGGCCGCCGTGCCTGGAGGCCCTTGGGAAAAGCCCGCGCTTTCCTCATTGCTACCGTAGCAAGGCGCGGTTGAAAGAAGCCGCTCAACCCGCCAATGGCCCAGCCTTGTCTCTACTCCTAAACCTCACTGTAACGAACCGGGTCTTCTAGCCAAGTTCCGCCCACGCCTCGTGCAGACTTGGAGAAGAGACGGCTTCTCGGATAGCGAAACCGGCTTTCATTTCGGATGCAAACGTCTTAAGGAAGAGGAGGGCGCTTCCTAACAGGCCCAACTGAAACAGGCGCTCCTGGTTTCCTTCTCCCTCCACAACTGTCTCTAGTACTGTAGCAGTACTACAGTAGTTCTCCGTTGTCGGGCAGGAGTCATATAAGCGGCGTTTTCCTCATGCAGCGACACTTCTGAAGTTACAGCCCCGCACCTAGATCTTTCGCCTACGAGCAGGTGGATCGCCCGCTGAGCCCATATGCTCGCGGGCACTGGAAGGACGATTCCCTTTCCACTGGCTCGGCCCTTCTCGTGTCCATGTGGGCAATGCAGATTGTCCCTTTTCCTCACGCAGCAGCAAATGCTCCCGTCAGGGCCCAAAGCCACGTCCTCCTTACTTCCATCTACTTAAACTCTTGCTAGACTACCTTTCTTATGTCCGTCCCACCTCGTTATAAGTCTCCCGAGACCTTCCCTTCCCGCCTGCTCGTTtcagaaaacaatttaaaatgcgCGCAGTTTAAATCATTGCCCCCAACGCTATTGCATCCTTCCTCTACTCCAAGCATCCAAGAGCCTGCGTCTTCCATCAGAAAAAGGCGGGTACTGAAATAATGAAGAACCATTTCTTGGCTGTGGGCCTAATGCCAGTTGCTGTGGGCCAAATGCCAGTTGATTCACAGAAGAACAAGGCGGAGCCCTTCAACCGATGCCCTCCGGACGCTATACCCCCGGATTGCCTGACACCGGCAACGGGCACTCTGTTTTGGGAATGGGGCGTAATGCATTTGCCTTCCATTTTCGCTCTTGGAGATCTCGAAGGCAGCCGTAAGGTATTAGATTGTGGGGAGCTCAAGTCGTCGCAAGTAGGCAGCAAACTTCGCTATTCACACATGCAGTGAAGTCCGATTAAAGTCCCGTATCTATTCCCTTCTACACATTCTCACGTATACCAATCCCCGTGTACATAGCCATTACCACAGCTGTGCAGTACTCTCCTAAATCGTTAAAAGCCGGCTTTCCAAATAAGGATTTGTCAAACTCACCATTTCTCATGttaaaaattgtgtgtgtgtgtgtgtgtgtgtgtgtgtgtttgcaattTCCCCAAAGAAAATATACCCCTGCCTCCAAGAGAAATAAAATCAAGAAACCTCAAATAGTCGCTGCCTTGTTGATAAAATGCTGCTCTTCTGAACCCAGCAATCAAAAGAAGTAGACTACAATCGAGGTAGGAGAGGGTCTTTTTTCCTATCCTGGGGCCACAACcgaattaatatttattaatattttaatcaaaGCACCGAGTTGCTGTCTAGGCCTGTTTCAGTCTTACTCAGTAGGTAAACTCGGTTTGGGTCTAGCGCACCATCTTCCCAAGTCTCCTTTGTCATCCTAAACCCTTACCAAGATACAGTACAGTATTGCCTTTTGGGGTGCCCACGGAGCCTGGATGGCGCTCCTCTCCCGGATTACCTTCAGCTTCCTCGGGTCCCAGAGCTCTGTTAACGATGCGAGCATTTCCCCTAGGGCTTTCTCTTTATGGGTGCAAAGTGCAAACTCACCTCTTCATAAGTGTGCAAAAATCCCATTGCAGCCTTCCTGTGCCTGCAGAGAGGAACCTATTTTTGCTCCCACTGGGTCTTCAACTTCCTAAGCTACTTTAATTTTCTTGCAGGATTTCCTAACACCGGTCGAACTCTGAGTCCATTGGGAAGTTTATCccccttgatttttaaaaatttattttccgCTTTCTCTAGCCAAACTTGGCCAGAAAAAGCGGCTGCAGGGGAGGCGGAAATGCCACCTGCAAAAGACCAACCAATGCAACTATCTACCCCGCGCAAGCAAGCGACAGTAGGTGAATTTTTGCCTCTCCAGGATAAGCCTTGgccgaaatattttttttagaatcTCCCCTCCCCGCTCCGCAGGGGCTCATTTCTGCGCCCTGGAGCTTTCCCCGGTCCCACCTGGTTATTCTTGCAGAGGTCAGCCCACATGCTGGTGCCGTCGCCGCCCCGCATGAGCACGTGGTAGGTGAAGAAGTAGATGCCCGGGATGGAGCAGGTGAATTTGCCGGTCGTCGGATCGTAATGGTTCCCCAGGTTGGTGACGACGTCGTCGAACTTCAGGACCTCGTAACCCTCGTGCTGGCGCTTCAGGCCCGCGTAGAAGGCGATCTTGGGCACCGTGCTGTAAGTGGCGGCGCTGATCGCCCCGGCCGCATTCAAGCCCGGAGCTCCCGGCGGGCCAGGTAGACCTTGGCGCCCGGGTTCGCCTTTCTCTCCCGGCGGGCCTATCGGCCCCGGCGGACCTGGTTCCCCTGGGGGCCCCCGAGGCCCGGCTTTACCCGGCCGGCCAGCCTCACCCTTGGGGCCTTGGATGAAAGTGGGCAGCGATTGCATGAGGCCGCGATCGGGCGTGGCCGCCGTGCTGGGCGCCTTGGTTCCGCCATAGGGGTCGCAGACCATGCGACAGGTGCCCAGCATTTCGTAGTGCGCCGATGTTCCCGCCGAACTCACCAACACCGGGATGAGGATGACCAGGAGGAGCACCATGACCA
This genomic interval carries:
- the C1QL3 gene encoding complement C1q-like protein 3 → MVLLLVILIPVLVSSAGTSAHYEMLGTCRMVCDPYGGTKAPSTAATPDRGLMQSLPTFIQGPKGEAGRPGKAGPRGPPGEPGPPGPIGPPGEKGEPGRQGLPGPPGAPGLNAAGAISAATYSTVPKIAFYAGLKRQHEGYEVLKFDDVVTNLGNHYDPTTGKFTCSIPGIYFFTYHVLMRGGDGTSMWADLCKNNQVRASAIAQDADQNYDYASNSVVLHLEPGDEVYIKLDGGKAHGGNNNKYSTFSGFIIYAD